The sequence below is a genomic window from Oscillospiraceae bacterium.
CTGCGCCCAGGCCCAGCCCCAGGCCCGCGCACAGGCAGAAGAACAGCGCGCAGGGCAGGCAGAGCAGCAGGTGGAACCCGGCCTTGACGGCGAAGAGGGCGTGGGCGGACACCGGGGCCTCCTTTAAGATCCACAGCTGCCTGCCCTCCAGGCTGATGGAGGAGGCGGAGACCGCCACGGTGGACAGCAGGAAGCACACCGCGCAGGCCAGCAGGGGGAGCAGGGGCAGGGAGAGCCCCATGTCCGTGAACTGGGCCAGCGTGTCCAGCACCCGGCCCCGGAACAAAATGGAGGCCCCGCCGCCCACCAGCAGCAGCACCAGGCCCAGCCCGGCGTTAAAGAGGTAGATGGGTGTGCCGAAGAAGCGCCCGGCCTCCTTGCGCAGCAGGGCGCGGCGCTGCCCGGCGGCGGAGAGCCGCTCCAGCTTGTAGTCCGAGCGGGCGCCCCGGGCGGTCAGCGCCGTGACGATGGCCTTGTACCGCAGGCCCAGCAGCCACACCGCCGCCAGGAAGGGCAGCAGGCAGACTGCCAAAAAGCCCAGCAGGGCCGGCAGGCTGCCCCCGCACAGCCCCCGCTCCAGCAGCAGGAAGGGCAGCCCCCAGCCCGCGAAGCCGCCCCGCAGCCCGGCGGCGGTCTCCGCCAGGTTGGTCATCAGGCCGTTGAGCCGGGTCATGAGCACAAGCAGGCCGATGAAGAACAGGCCGTAGAGCAGGTTGGAGAGCAGGGCCCGCCGGGTGAAGCGGCTGGAGATCCAGGCCAGCACGCAGCCGCACAGCAGGGAGAGCAGGGAGGGCAGCAGGGCCAGGAACAGGGCGCACAGCAGAAGCCCGGCGCAGAAGGCGATCCCGCCGCCCCCGCCGTAGGCCAGGTAGGCCACCCCGGCGGGCACGAGCACAAAGACGGTGATCAGCAGGTTTTCCAGGTACAGGGCCAGGGTGCGGGAGAGCATCAGGGTAAAGGAGGACACGGGCAGGGCGAGCATCAGATCGTTGTCCCGTCCCCCGAAAATGATGCCCTGGGCGGCGAAGAGGGTGAAGAAGAAGCCCACGGCCACCGCCATCACCGGCATCAGCAGCCACAGCAGGGGGAGCGCGTCCACCTGGGCGAGCTGGGCAGCGAAGAGGAAGCTGTAGGTGCCCGAGAGGTAGGCCGCCAGCGCGGCGATAAAGACCAGCGCCCCCGCACCTGTTGCGGCCCGGCGGCGGCGCTTGCCGCCCCCCAGCCGCAGGGAGGAGAGCATCGCCCGGAGGTTGAGCCACACCAGGGCGCGGAATTTACGGGTTCTCATGGGTTCCCTCCAGCTCCAGGAACACGTCCTCCAGGGTGGAGTCCCCCACGATGTCCGCGGTGAGGCCCTGCTTCACCAGCCGCCCGCCCTTGATGATGGCGATGCGGTGGCAGAGCTTCTCCGCCACCTCCAGCACGTGGGTGGAGAAAAAGACCGCGCCGCCCGCGGCGCAGATTTCTGCCAGGTAGCCCTTGAGCAGGTGGGAGGCCGCCGGGTCCAGGCCCACGAAGGGCTCGTCCAGAATGAGCAGCTTGGGGGCGCGGATCAGGGCGGAGACCAGCGCCAGCTTCTGCTTCATGCCGTGGGAGTAGCTGCCGATGGGGCTGCCCAGACTGCCGGTGAGCGCGAAGGCCCCGGCGTACTCGGCCACCCGCGCCTGCCGCTCCCCGGCGGGGATCTCGTACAGGTCGGCGATGAAGTTGAGGTACTGGATCCCCGAGAGGAACTCGTACAGGTCCGGGTTGTCGGGCAGGAAGGCGGTGACCCGCTTGGCGGCGGTGGCCTCCCGCTTCACGTCGTGGCCGTCGATGGAGATGCGCCCCTCGGTAAAGTCCATCACCCCCGCCACCGCCCGCAGGGTGGTGGTCTTGCCCGCGCCGTTGTGGCCGATGAAGCCGAAAATCTCCCCGGCGCCCACGTCCAGGGACAGGTCGTCCACCGCCCGCTTGCCGCCGGGGTAGGTCTTGGAAAAATGTTCAATATGCAGCATGGCTGATTTCCCTTTCAAATTGTGCGTAGGATGCAGGCGCCGTCCTTGCAGATAAGGTGCATAAGGCGGCCTGTCATTGCGAGGAGGCCCCGCGGGGCCGACGCGGCAATCCGTTTCCTTTTTGGAGGCCCGGCCTCCGGCGGCGGGATTCTTTGCTTGCAAAGAACCCCGGGAAGAAACAACCAGGGCCTGCGGGCCCTGGACCCAAGGGCCCCGCGGCGGTGCGGTTCAGGTAACCTGCAAAACCTGAAAGCGCTCAGGGCTCGGTTCGGCCTGTGCCCTCTGCAAATAGGGCTGCCGCCCACGCGGCACATGACCCGCCCAGACTTGGTAATAGTTGCGGTTCAACAGGTGCCTGAAAAGCCGCCCGTACTGCTATGCCCAGTACAGCGCTTGGCACTTGTAGGGGCCGATGCCCACATCGGCCCGCTGCTCCAACCCAGTAGGGGCGATTCACGAATCGCCCGCCTTTCGTTCACCTTATCCCCCCTGGGCGTCGCCCTTGATTCTGACCGCGGTGCCGTAGGCGGTGACCTCGGCGGCCCCCTGCATCACGGAGGAGGAGGCGTAGCGCAGGTTGATAATGGCGTCGGCCCCCAGGGCCTCGGCCTCGTCCACCATGCGCTTGGTGGCGATCTGGCGGGCCTGGTTGAGCATGTCGGTATAGCTCTCGATCTCGCCGCCCACCAGGGTTTTCATCCCCGCCATGAAGTCCTTGCCGAAGTTCTTGGACTGCACCACCGAGCCCTTGACCACGCCCAGGGCCTCGATGCGTTTTTCGGGCACGTAGTTAATACTTAGAAGCAGCATCTTCTTCTCCTCCTTGAATTTGTTTGAACCGCTGCACCAGCGCCAGCAGTACCCCCAGGATGACCACCGCCGGGACGGCGATAATCAGGATCAGCACCCCCAGGGGCGGCGCGTCCGCCGGATCGGTGGACACCGCCCAGACCACAAAGCCGATGACGAAGGACATCAGGCCGATAAAGACCAGGGCGGCGGCGGTGGGCCCGGCGTACCGGGCCAGGGTGTCGTGCTTTTTGATGTTCACAAATCGGGTCCCCT
It includes:
- a CDS encoding UPF0145 protein, which gives rise to MLLLSINYVPEKRIEALGVVKGSVVQSKNFGKDFMAGMKTLVGGEIESYTDMLNQARQIATKRMVDEAEALGADAIINLRYASSSVMQGAAEVTAYGTAVRIKGDAQGG
- a CDS encoding ABC transporter; its protein translation is MLHIEHFSKTYPGGKRAVDDLSLDVGAGEIFGFIGHNGAGKTTTLRAVAGVMDFTEGRISIDGHDVKREATAAKRVTAFLPDNPDLYEFLSGIQYLNFIADLYEIPAGERQARVAEYAGAFALTGSLGSPIGSYSHGMKQKLALVSALIRAPKLLILDEPFVGLDPAASHLLKGYLAEICAAGGAVFFSTHVLEVAEKLCHRIAIIKGGRLVKQGLTADIVGDSTLEDVFLELEGTHENP